From Polaribacter haliotis:
TCCATAATGTTTGATGCAATTGTAATTGGTTTTCTGACATGTAAATTTGTATATATGTTTATGAAATGAACTCCATAAACAAGCAATTTAATTTTTTGTTTAAAATTAGCAAATTTGATAGAACTACAAAGAGAATACTACATAGTTTTTAAAAAAAAAGATTGAAAACCCAACAAACTGATTGCTTAGTACCTCTCAATGACACTCGAATCCGTCATTGCGAAGCATGAAGCAATCTCAAGCAATCTTATAATAATTAAGACCAAACTGCCAAATCAATTAATATAAAAAAGAGACGATATATTTTATACCGCCTCTTAATTAATTTAGAATTTTATTTTAAATTACCAATACAAATATTATCCGCATTCACACCAACATTCGTTGCCAACACAAACTCTGTAACATCCAGGAGAGCAATTTCTTAAACTTTTATTGGTTTCTGTTTTTATTGTAATAGATGGTATTGAATTATTACCCTCTTTTAATAGATGTACAATTTCTTTAACTAGTTGTTTGATTTTTTTAGATGATTGATCATCTAAATTTTTTCCTTCATTGTTTTCCATAATTTAATTTGTTTCTTGTTTAATATTTAATTTAATAGGATTTGAAATAATATCTGTTCCAATAATTTTTCCAATTATTTTTAAGTCGCCTACAAACTTTTGATTACCGAGAGTTAAATTTCCTGCAGTAAATTTTGTGGTTGCTATACCTGTGGCATTTACACTATTTTGATGCTCTCTTAACCTGAGATCTGTAAAAGGTGAATTATCAGCTGCATTATATACTAGAAATTCAACTTCAAGTCCTGAAGAAGGTGATCCTGTATCTGATTTTACAGTTGCCGTTAATAAAGCTTCTGACAAAAAAGAATTATCCATACCAAATACGTTAGACGAAATGCTAATACTTTTTGGTGGAGAATTAGTAAATTCTAAATTTAAATTGACAGGATATTCATAAATTTTAGCAGTAACTTTTACTTCAGTAGTAACTTTTGTAGAAGATTTTAATTTTACAACAGCACCCAAATAAATATTTCTATTAATTACAATTGTATCTTTCGCAACTAGTTTTATTTTTTTTTCTTTACTATCTATAAAAACACCTTCATTAGTCTCAAATTCTATTTCTCTTTTATCACTGTCTGAGTTTAAAGCAATATAGGCAGTAATAGATATGGTTGAAGTATTATCAGCTGGCATACTAAAAATATTATCAGTTGAAATAATATTAATTACATCATTTGCTTTAACTTCTTCTTCTTCATTACAACCAAACATCATTATTGTAATAAAACTATATAATAGTATCTTTTTCATTTTAAAATATTTTATTAAAAGTTGAACCACTAGCCTTTTTAAACTCAATGTCAAAGGAGGCAGAAAAATACCCAAGACTTGAAAATTTACTTTCTGATATAATTGGGTTGGGATCAATTTTATTATACCACAATCTACCGTAAGATAATCTTACGCTTCTATTAACTCTATAAGAGATTCCTGTGATTAAATTAAAATTTGTAAACAAATCTTTTCTTCGATTATCTTCTGCTATAGTTCCTAAACTTAATCCTATCATCAAAGAGAAATGATTTCTTAAATATCTACCTATTATGTTTGAACCCGGAGGAGTATAATCATCCATATACTTGCTTCTAAGGTCTTTATTAACGGGACCAAAAATATTTATATTAGCCCCTAAAAAAGGTCTTAATCCAGGTTTATTACCATCAAAAAAATATAAAACACCAAAATCTGGTATTACAAGTTTTTTTGATTCAGAACTTACTGTGCTTAGTAATGTATTTGGTAATAAAAATGTTTCAGTAATATTGTTATCATAAGATGTAATGATTGAAACTATTTTTTTTAATAGTTTTTGTGTTGCATTAGAAAATTGAACAAGTTCATAAATTCGTTTACTATCGTTTTGATAAATAGAATTATATGAGGAATTTAATAAGCTGATGTATTTTAAATCTTCAACATAAGTATTTAAAATAGTAATGTTTTTGTCTATATTTTTTATCCTTTCTGTAAAATTACTCAGCGATGTTAATTCAGTAATTTTTTTGTCTATGATAGAACCTCTACCATTTAAAAACTGATTTAAGATATTAGATTCTAAAGATTTTAAATTCGCCAATAATTTTAATGATGTTTTAAAACTCTTATCATCAGTAGCTTTAAAAAAATTTGCAATCTCTGTAAATTTTTTTTCAAGTTGTATGTCTTTAATAGAAGCTAAACTTTGTTTTGCAATTGAATCTAAACTTTCGAATTTATTTTTTAAAATTGTATCATAAATACTGTTGTAAGTAGATAAATTATAAGGTAAAACTCCTGTACATTTTCTCAAGCTAGCACTATCACATTTTAAAGAGATTATTTTATAGTATTGCTTTATAATATTTATAGTATAACTGTCTGATTTTATTTTTTCTAAGATTAATGTATCACAATTTTTTTCATTGTTTTTTATAGTTTCTTTTTTTTCTTTTAAAGTTTTTGAGATATGTTTATATAAGTATTTATAATATTGTTTAATCTTTGTATTAAAAATAGTAGAATCTAAGTTTTTAGCTTTTTTTTCTCCAAAACGTTTTTCGAAAGTAGTAAAACTATCTTTTTTCATAACATTCTCAGCAGCAATAAGAAGATTAAAAATACTATCTTTTTTATAATATAGTGAATCGTTAGTATGAAAAAATGCTGAACTTATATCGTAATTTTCTGTTTTCTTTTTAAGCTCTTTTAAACAATCAGAGAAACTATTTTCCTTATTATTATTATTATTATTATTATTATTATCTGTATTCTTATAATTTTCTTTTTTTTCTTTAAAAAGATAATTTAATTGTATTAATTCTTCTAAAATTTTACCAGAGAATTTTTTTCTTATGGATATATCATATAGTTTATTTGGGGCTAAAGCTGGCATTCTTAAGACTAAGAATTTAAATTTATCATCAATTGGTTCTAAAAAGTAATCTATTTTCGAAAGTTTATTAATACCTGGCTCTGGAAATAGTCTTTCTTTACCAACAGTATTAATGTAGAGGATTCTTTCTATTTCATCGGTTTTAGGAATTTTAACCTTTAAGTAAAATCGAACGTCAAAAGGCAACTCTTTATTTAACAAACCTGTTAATGGGTCTACTTCTATAACTTGTTTTTCTGGAGCATTTTGCCCATAAACAACAGTTAATGTAAAATAAAGTAGAATAAATAATATATTTTTAATTGTAAAACCCTTAATTGAATCCATAGTTATAGAATATATGACACATTAGTTTTTAAAAATCAGAATCGACTAATAAATAAGTACTAAATTATAATTTTATTATTTATAATTAATACCTACAAATAGTTAATTATTTAAAAAAGGGATAAACCTCTAAAAAGTTACCAAAATTATAAAAACTTTTATCCCACTACCCTTCCCACCACTCTCCCTCGCCTTTCCTCCCAAAAAAGTCCATTTTTAAAAAATAGGCTCTACCCGCACCCGAACAAACCCCGAACCAAACCCCAACAAAACCTTATAAAAATTAGGTTTGTGGGTCAGCATGTGTCAGAAGAGGTCAGCATGTGTCACAAGAGGTCAGGATGTGTCATAACAGGTCAGCATGTGTCAGAACCGTTCACTTTGTGTCAATACGTGTCAGTACGTGTCAACTGTTTGTTTTTATGGTTTTTAGCTTCTATGTTTGGGGTCTATTAATCATAAAAAATAAAATTATGGCAACATTTGAAAAAGGTATTCTTGGCGGATTTTCTGGCAAGGTAGGAAACGTAGTAGGCTCTCGATGGAGAGGGAAAAACGTAATGCGTAGTTTACCACAGCGTGGTAATTATACGGCTACAGAAAAACAGGAAGAACAACGACAAAAATTTAAGGTCGTTATTGGGTTTTTAAGTCCTATTGTAGACGTGTTAAGCAACTATTTTGGTGCTCCACAGGGCGATAAATCGCGTTCTAACTTGGCAACTTCTTACCATTTGAAAAACGCAGTGGTTAGTACCCCACAAGGCATGGTAATGGATTACCCAAAAGTATTAATTAGCAAAGGCGATTTAAGAGGTATCGATGGTGGTACTGTGGCTGCAGCTGCAGGACAAACCCTAAATTTTGGTTGGCAAGACAATAGTGGCCAAGGAAAAGCCACAGCAACAGACACACTAATGGTAGTGGTGTATGCACCCGACTTAAATTTGTTTTACACCAATTTAACGGTTGCTACACGAGATGCCACAACAGCAGCAGTAACCTTACCAAATTTTATGGCAAGTTTCGAAGTAGAAATTTGGGCTTCTTTTAGCAAACCAGGAACCAATTTTGCTGCAATAAGTACCTATATGGGTGCTGTTACAGTATTGTAAAAAAACTGTTAACTTATTTATAAAGTGTTTACGTATAACATTTGTATGTTATACGTAAACACTTTATTTTAATGCTTATTTATCTAAACGCTTTTTAAATAAAGCTGTTAGCAATAAACCATTTACTTCCGACTTACTAATATTGCTAAGTGCCTTATGCATAAACACCTTGTTTAATAAGTGTCTAGGATAGATAGGAATTCGACCTAATTTAAAATTGGGGATGTTGTGTTTTTTGCGCAATCGGTATAAGGTACTGCGGCTCACGTTTAAATGTTTCATGACTTCTTCTGTTGTAAGCCATTCTTCTTTTTTTAATAACTGGGTATCAAAATCTAAATGCGTGTTTTGTAATGCTGGTTGGTTTTTTTTTTCATTTTTCATAATCGCTTTTTCTTAACAACATACTCGGTTGACATAGAGCATATTACCCCTAAATATAATAAATTTTTATAAAGTATTGTTTTTCAGATGTAAAAAAGTAGTGTAATTCAGGTATAAATACGGGGTTTTATTATTTAAAAACTTAAAGAAAAAAAGAGAATTTTTAATAGCGTTTAGAAAAATGACTAACAGATTGCTTTGTAACTCGCAAAGACAAATAAATAGGTAAATTGTGGGGAGAGCAGGATTCGAACCTGCGAAGACGTAGTCAACGGAGTTACAGTCCGTCCTCGTTGGCCGCTTGAGTATCTCCCCTTTCTTTTACTAGGTTAATGAACTTAAAATAACAACAATTTTTAAGTAAATAAATTCGCTGTTATCTTAAAAAGGTTGCAAATATAAAAAGTTTTATAACATGTAATTAAAATATTATATTCTTTTTTTTGCTTTATTTTTATGGTAGCATCTGTAATACTATTTTAAAGTAGAATAGCAATCTCAACTACTTAAAAATCAATTACTTTATATTTCTCCTAATCAATTTTCTTACTTTTTCTACATTTTTTTTGTAAATTCATTTTATGGAAATACAAAAATATACTGCTGGCGTTTTACAATACATTCCTTTCTTTTATGTGATTTGGTCGGACGATTTATTATCATATTCAGAGGTTTCTGTTGTAAAAAAAGCCATTGAACAAGATAAAACGCTAACCAAAAAAGACTACAGCTATCTTTTAAAATATTTAGATAAAAAAGCACCACCAACGTATGCTGCATTAAAGCATTGGAAAAAAACAATTTCTAATGCGAACATTAAGTTAGTGGAAAGCGATACTTATCCCCTAGCTACTTTTAGTCAGAAAATGATTTGTCATCATTTTGCAGAATGTCCATTCAATCCGAATTTAAAAGATATTGAAATCAATTTAGGGATTCAACCAAACCATTACAATCATTTATTTGAAATTGAAATTGTTAAAGAAGCGACTTCTAATTATTACAATCCTGCTGAAATAGATACTATTTTAAAAGGAGACCAAACCATTGTTATTGATGCCTTTAGAGATTTTTTAAAAGATCCCATTTTTAAATGGGATATTAAAAGAGACAAAGAAGCATTTAGAAACCATGTTTTAGAACAAGTAAAAGTTTTGGCAAAAGAAGGTTATGGAGCCATGTCTTACGATACGCCTTATGGAGGTAGCAATAATATGGTTGGTTATGCTGGAATTTTCGAAAACTTAATGTACGTTGATGGAAGTTTGGCCATAAAATTCGGAGTCCAATTTGGCCTTTTCGGAGGAAGTATTCAAAAATTAGGCACCAAAAAACATCATGATACATATCTAACTGAAACTGGAAAAGCCAACATTTTAGGATGTTTTGCCATGACAGAAACTGGGCATGGATCGAATGTTAGAGGCGTTAAAACAACTGCAACTTACGACAAAGAAAAAGACAGTATTATTATTCACACACCAGGAGAAAACGATAATAAGGAATATATTGGAAATGCCTTGCATTCGACAATGGCTTCCGTTTTTGCACAGTTAATTGTCGATGGAAAAAACCATGGTGTGCATGCTATTTTAGTGACCATTCGTGATGAAAATCATACCCTAACACCTGGAGTTACCATCGAAGACAATGGCTATAAATTAGGATTAAATGGTGTTGATAATGGTAAAATTTGGTTCCATCAAGTTCGAGTTCCAAGAGAAAATTTATTAAATAAATATGGAGACATTTCTCCAGAGGGAACCTATTATTCTGAAATAAAAAACCCCAACAAACGCTTTTTTACGATGTTGGGTACTTTGGTGGGTGGTAGAATTTGTGTGGCAAGAGCTGGACTTGGAGGTGCAAAAAAGTCATTGGCGATTGCTGTAAAACACGCTTTAAAAAGAAGACAATTTAACGACAGCATAAAAATTCAAGAAGACTTGTTAATGGATTATCCCAGCCACCAATTGCGTTTAACGCCTGCAGTTGTTAGCTGTTATGTGTATGATGTTACATTAACACATATTATGAAAGTGTATAGTGATCCAAAAATTAAAGACAAACGAAAAATAGAAACCCAAGTAGCAGGATTAAAGTCTATTATTACCTGGTTTGCAAACGACACCATACAAGAATGTAGAGAAGCTTGTGGTGGAAAAGGATATTTGTTAGAAAACCAAATTGCAGATTTAAAGGGAGATGTAGATATTTTTACCACGTTCGAAGGAGACAATCATGTATTGTTACAATTGGCAGCAAAAGGAGTTTTGTCTGATTTTAAATCGGAATTTAACAGTGCTGGTTTTACAGCAGTTCTAAAATTATTAGGAGAAAGAATTGGCGATAAACTAAATACCATTAACCCTGTTTACACGAATAATGTCGATACAGAACATTTGTATAGTGCTAAATTTCATAGACATGCGTTCGATTATCGTACAAGAAGGTTCACCTACACAGTTGCCATGCGAATTCGAGATTATGTAAAGAAAGGAGTTCCTTCCTACCAAGCCTTTTTAAAAGTACAAACGCATTTATTGGCTTTAGGAAAAGCATATAGTGTAGAACTGGCTTATAACACTTTTGTTGACTTTACAGAAACTATTATCGATGAAAAAAACAGGTTACTGTTCAGAAAAATAGGGACTTTATATGCTTTACATGAATTGCGAAAAGACGCTTCTTGGTATTTGGAACAAGGCTATATTAGTGGCACAAAATCGAAAGCAATTCGCCAACGAGTAGAAAGGTTATCTACAGAATTAAGACCTCATATTGGAGTTTTAGTAGATGGTTTTGGAATACCAGACCATTGCTTGGAAGCACCTATTGCGAATTAAAAGTAAAAATATAAGGTAATAAATACATATTTAGGATTCTTTAAAGCAATCATAAATATTGCAATTCTCTATATTTGTATATGTTTAAAAATTACACAATACTACTTACTTTTTTAATTTCCTTTTCTGCTTTGTTGGCGCAAGAAAAAAAACCAAAAGTAGCTTTGGTTTTAAGTGGTGGTGGCGCAAAAGGAGTTGCACACATTCCATTATTACAAAAAATGGATTCACTTGGCATTGTACCCGATTTAATTGTGGGGAATAGTATGGGAAGTATTGTTGGTGGTTTGTATGCTATGGGGTATTCTGGAAATGAAATCGCCAATTTGGCTAAAAATATAGACTGGAACAACTTAATAGGTGGAAGTCTCTCTTTAGATAATGTAAGTAACGAAGAAAAAAGTGAGTTCAATCAATATTTAATAAGTGCTGCAATTGTAAAAGGGAAAGTTAAAATTAGTCCGTTTATTTTAAGCGACCAAAACTTAAGAAATTTTCTAACTTCTATTACGTATCCTGTGTATAATATTTCTAATTTCGATAAGCTACCCATTCCTTTTCGAGCATTGGCAACTGATATTGTTGCTGGAAAAGAAGTGGTTCTAGACAGTGGCTCTTTGGCTTTGGCCATGCGTTCTAGTATGTCTATTCCTGGAGTGTTTTCTGCAGTTCCTTATAAAAACACCTTATTAATTGATGGTGGAGTTCTAAATAATTTTCCTGTAGATGTAGCAAAAAGATTGGGTGCCGATTTTATTATTGGAAGCGATGTTGGTAATGGAATGTTACCTAAAGAACGACTAGATAATTTGCAGTCTTTATTATTTCAATCGGGTATGATTGCTAGTAATATTAAAAATCCAGCAAATAGAAAATTGTGCGATATTTTATTAAGTCATGGTCCTAATATTACTTATGGTACACCCGATTTCGGACAAGCCTCAAATATTTACAAGCAAGGAAAAATCGCTTTAACAAAAGAACTTTCTCAGCTGGTAAAAATTTCTAAAGAACTTAAGAAATTTAAACAAAGAACAAGAAGTTTACCCATAGAA
This genomic window contains:
- a CDS encoding helix-turn-helix domain-containing protein: MKNEKKNQPALQNTHLDFDTQLLKKEEWLTTEEVMKHLNVSRSTLYRLRKKHNIPNFKLGRIPIYPRHLLNKVFMHKALSNISKSEVNGLLLTALFKKRLDK
- a CDS encoding DUF6266 family protein produces the protein MATFEKGILGGFSGKVGNVVGSRWRGKNVMRSLPQRGNYTATEKQEEQRQKFKVVIGFLSPIVDVLSNYFGAPQGDKSRSNLATSYHLKNAVVSTPQGMVMDYPKVLISKGDLRGIDGGTVAAAAGQTLNFGWQDNSGQGKATATDTLMVVVYAPDLNLFYTNLTVATRDATTAAVTLPNFMASFEVEIWASFSKPGTNFAAISTYMGAVTVL
- a CDS encoding acyl-CoA dehydrogenase family protein, coding for MEIQKYTAGVLQYIPFFYVIWSDDLLSYSEVSVVKKAIEQDKTLTKKDYSYLLKYLDKKAPPTYAALKHWKKTISNANIKLVESDTYPLATFSQKMICHHFAECPFNPNLKDIEINLGIQPNHYNHLFEIEIVKEATSNYYNPAEIDTILKGDQTIVIDAFRDFLKDPIFKWDIKRDKEAFRNHVLEQVKVLAKEGYGAMSYDTPYGGSNNMVGYAGIFENLMYVDGSLAIKFGVQFGLFGGSIQKLGTKKHHDTYLTETGKANILGCFAMTETGHGSNVRGVKTTATYDKEKDSIIIHTPGENDNKEYIGNALHSTMASVFAQLIVDGKNHGVHAILVTIRDENHTLTPGVTIEDNGYKLGLNGVDNGKIWFHQVRVPRENLLNKYGDISPEGTYYSEIKNPNKRFFTMLGTLVGGRICVARAGLGGAKKSLAIAVKHALKRRQFNDSIKIQEDLLMDYPSHQLRLTPAVVSCYVYDVTLTHIMKVYSDPKIKDKRKIETQVAGLKSIITWFANDTIQECREACGGKGYLLENQIADLKGDVDIFTTFEGDNHVLLQLAAKGVLSDFKSEFNSAGFTAVLKLLGERIGDKLNTINPVYTNNVDTEHLYSAKFHRHAFDYRTRRFTYTVAMRIRDYVKKGVPSYQAFLKVQTHLLALGKAYSVELAYNTFVDFTETIIDEKNRLLFRKIGTLYALHELRKDASWYLEQGYISGTKSKAIRQRVERLSTELRPHIGVLVDGFGIPDHCLEAPIAN